ATCTGTAGGAAGCAGTAAACTTTCTAATATGGAATTTTCAAGCCTTTTGGTATCATTCTTTATTCTATATTTTATCTTTGGTCCAATAATAGTCTCATGATCAATCAAAACCGGACAATTTCCAGAAGCTATTACATTTTCATAATGGTAATCTCTTGTACTAAGAAAATAAGCAAGCCCTGTAATGATTCCTGCCTTTTCATAATACTCTTCAATATCATTCAATGTTTCACACTCCTTATATTCTACAAATTCCATCCACCCATATTCCTCTTTATTAATAATTTTAAATTTCTTCAGAGGAATTACTAAATTATCGCCTACCCAATCTAATAAATCATTGAATGCATCTGTTACTTCAAGATTAGTAGGCTTATATACCACTTTATAACTCTTCGCAAACTTTAAAATAACCGTTGTTTCCCCGTTATGTTTATCTCCAGCATTAAGTATAATATCATCTAATTCACCTAATTTAACTTGAAATTTATTTTCAATATCATTATAGTCCTTTTCCAACCTTTCGAAAAGTTTGGAAATAAATTGAATATTCCGGTATGTTTTGGTCATTAGTATCCTGGCTAACATCGGATATTTATCAAAAAGACCAAGATATTTTTCTGATATATTCTTTTGAGCAAACTCTTTATAGTAAATATTACTATTTTCTGATTCAATAACAGTATAATTATGCTTTTCTAAAAAAAAGAGGAACTCATCAAGAAAAACATTATAACAACTTGAAATTAAATCTTTGTAAAAAAAAGATTGTAAGGTATTCACCAGGTTATCTGATAATATTCTATCTATTGAAGATATTGAAAAATCTACAAGAGGAAATAAAATGTCGTAAAAGGGTAAGTCATTATTTTTCTCTTTGATCATCAGAATGCTCTCGTAGGTTAGAAATTTTTGTAATAGCTCTATCCAAACAGAAGGTTTTATTTCATTATTATCTTTAAAATCATTTGAGATCATAAGAGTAACATCATCTTCATTAATATTTACAGCTTCACAGTATTTTTTAAATTGTTCTTCTAAACCATCTTTATCAATATTTTTTTTCCAGAATCCCAAATACTTATTGTTTTCTCCGGAAAAAGGGATAAAAACGGAGCTTTCATTAATTCGCTCAAATGGCAGAAGTGCCTTTAGATATAAATGATTAAAATTTTGTGACATACTTAGAATATTAAAATGAGAATTATACTTACTTCACATGAATATAAAAGTCATTTGATATGTGATATCAAATGACTTATAAGAATTTATGTATTCAATATTATAAATTGATAATGATATCACCACACATTGAATAAGAGCAAATTACAGATCTAATACTAGCTTCTGCACCTCCGCTTACAACTTCCAATTCTTTCTCAGATAATTGTACATCCTGATAATCTGGCTTTGCAGGAATATAAAGAGTTACAGTATTACCATCAAGACCTACTGGAGTAGCCGTTTCAACTTCTTTGATAGATACTTTAATGTTTTCTGGGATTGGTGCTCCGTACTCTCTTAAATAGTTTTCAGGATTCGCCAATAATTGCTTCTTGAAAGAATCACTAGACCAGCTTAGGTTAATTACTGTGTTTTGAAGGTTTTCTAAATTTTCTCTGTAGTTTTCTAAAGTACTCATAATGTTAAAGTTTTTAATTGTTAATTTTATTTATATTTTTATTTTAGTTATTTGATAATATTGTATCTCCGGTGCAAAAACAAGAATCAATAATAGTAAGGGTTCTAAGATCTCCTACGCTGCAATTGGCACCTCCCGCCACAGCCTCCAGCTGCTCATCTGTAAGCTCAACCTCCATAATCGATTCTTTAGTAGGAAAATTAAAGTAGATTTTAGAGTCGTCATTTGAATCTACGATTACAAATTCTTTTCCTGCAGGAATTTCAAACTTCTCACCTGTAAGAGATTCAATCGCTTCAACAGGATTAGATAATAATTGTTTTTTGAATTCAGCATTTTCCCATGCTTCAACAACTGCTTTTTGTAACGCTTCTTGGTTTTTAGTTAGTTTCATAATTGAATATTTAATTTAGTTTAGTTTTATGCAATCTTTTAATGCTGGAAATATAGAATTTACCAAATCCTTCCATATCATTTGTCCTCCCCCGGCGATGATTTCCAATTGATCTTCTGTCAGTTCTAAATTATCAATTTCCGGCTCAGCAGGTATATTGACATACACTTTGGACTTATCAGTCTGATCAACAATTACCAACTCTTTCCCCTCTGGTAAAATCACTACTACACCTGCCAGCTTCTCTATCGTTTCTACTGGATTTGAAAGTAATTCTTTTCTAAATTCTGCATCTTCCCAGGCTTTAGATATAATTGTTTGTATTATTTGTTCTTTTTTATCTTCCATAACATTACCATTTTGTTGAGATAAATATAAAATGCTTTTTCTCTATAAATTTGCCAAGTTTCACTTCAAAACCGCCACCTCTATCATCCTCTATTTCAATCATCTTTCATTTTACCTGGTTGTGATAACTCACTTTTCAATAGGGTAAAGGTAGAAGGTATTTTTTATATAAATTTGCCAGGTTTTACTTCAAAACTGTCATCTTTATTTTTCTTCTTTCAATGATCATCCTTCTCGCCTGTTCTGATAATCTTCATTTTAATAAGGTAAAGATAGAAAGTGATTTCTGTATAAAATGGCCAACTTTCACTTCAAAATCGCCATCTATAATTTTCTCTTTTTCAATTGCTTGAATTTGTATTTACACAAATAATCTCTTTTGATAAGGTAAAGATAGAAGGTCCTTTCTATATAGATTTGCCATGTTTTACTTCAAAACTGTCATCTTTATTTTTCTTCTTTTTAATAATTATCCGTTTCATCTGTTCTGATAATCTTTATTTTCAATATGGTAAAGATAGGAGGTGTTTTTTGTATAAAATAGCCAATTTTTGCTTTAAAATTGCCAGTTACTCTATTTTTAAAACCCTTATAAAACAGCGTCAACAAAATACATTTTCAGTTCACCCTTCCCTTTTGCCTGGATGTTTCCCCTGTATTCAAAAGTAAAACAGTCTTCATTTCTAATAAGAAGGTAAAGCGACTCGCTGATGTTCACTTTTCCTACCATGCCATTGCTTTCTATGCGGCTTGCAGTATTTACAGTGTCTCCCCAGACATCATACTGGAATTTTTTTACTCCGACGATTCCGGCGACGATAGGTCCTGCGTGAATACCTAAACGCATTTCAAAAGCCGGTTTTTCCGTTTCCTGATTTTCACTTTTTCTCTTTGCCATAAATGCCTGCATTTCCAGTCCTGCGAGAACAATATTTTTCAAGGAATTCTGGTCTGGTTTGGGAATTCCTCCTGCAGCCATATAAGAGTCACCTATGGTTTTTATTTTTTCAATTTTATATTTTTCAGAAATCAAGTCAAAGGCCTTAAAGCATACATTGATTTCTTCTACCAGGCTTTGCGGTGACATTTTTTCGGCGGTTTGTGTGAAGGATTTAAAGTCGGTAAAGAGAATGGATACCAAATTGAAGTCTCTGGCATTTACAGTTCCTTTTTGCTTGAGCTCTTCAGCGATCTCTTCAGGCAGGATATTCAGCAAAAGCTCTTCAGAACGGTCTTTTTCTACTCTGAGAGCTTCCCTGGATTTTTTTACAAAATTAAGTCTGTTCCATAGCCCTCCTGCCACTATGAGAATAAAGCACAGCGAAACAATTACAATATTCCTCTGTTTCTCCTGCTTCTGCACCTCTTCCCTATGCTTAATCTGAGTAGTGTGCTCTTTCTTTACATAAGCAATACTATCCGTAAGCTGCTGCTTCTGGAATTCCATACTCATCATTCTGTTAGAGGTTTCTTTGGAATTCAGGCTATCTTCAAAAATATTTGATTTTTCATAATAGCTGAGTGCACTTTGAGAATCCCCCAGATGTTTATAGGATTGATACAAACAATCACATGCATCTTTCTTTAAAGACAGGGAGCCTATTTTTTGAGCGATAGTAAGACCTTCGGTACATTTTTTAACCGCTTCTTTATTTTTTCCCTGCTCCGTATAGATATTCCCTATTGAAACCTGAGAATCTCCGATATACTGCTGGCTGTTCATTTCTTTTGCTAAAAGCAGTGTATTATTAAAATAATCCAAAGCCTTAGGATATTCAGCCTTTTTGTAAAAAAGGGTTCCTAAATTATTTAAAACCTCTATCTTAATCTGTTTATCATTTTCCTGACCTGCAATCTGAAGGGCTTTACTGAGGTTTTTATAGGCCATATCAAAATCTTTCAGTCTCACCTGAATAGATCCTGTAGAGTTCAGATTCTGGGCAATTGCTTTTACATCATTGAGTTTTGTATAGACACCATAGGCTTTTCGGTAATACATTAAAGCATTGGTATAATCTTCCAGTTTAGAATATATGCCTCCAATATTCTGCGTTGTAATGGCAATAGTTTTCGGATCTTTGATTTCTTTTTGTATATCCAGTACTTTTTGATAGCAGTTAAGAGCCTTAGGAAAGTTTCCCAGATAGTAGTAGGTTCCACCCATATTGTTTGTTACCGATGATATTCCTAGCTGATATCCTACTTTTTTATATTCGGAGATACTTTTTTCAAAATAAGAAAGAGATTGGGTATAGTTTCCTTGCAGAGAATAGGAAATAGCCAGATAACTATAGCTGTCTC
This portion of the Chryseobacterium arthrosphaerae genome encodes:
- a CDS encoding NHLP leader peptide family RiPP precursor → MEDKKEQIIQTIISKAWEDAEFRKELLSNPVETIEKLAGVVVILPEGKELVIVDQTDKSKVYVNIPAEPEIDNLELTEDQLEIIAGGGQMIWKDLVNSIFPALKDCIKLN
- the lanM gene encoding type 2 lanthipeptide synthetase LanM, yielding MSQNFNHLYLKALLPFERINESSVFIPFSGENNKYLGFWKKNIDKDGLEEQFKKYCEAVNINEDDVTLMISNDFKDNNEIKPSVWIELLQKFLTYESILMIKEKNNDLPFYDILFPLVDFSISSIDRILSDNLVNTLQSFFYKDLISSCYNVFLDEFLFFLEKHNYTVIESENSNIYYKEFAQKNISEKYLGLFDKYPMLARILMTKTYRNIQFISKLFERLEKDYNDIENKFQVKLGELDDIILNAGDKHNGETTVILKFAKSYKVVYKPTNLEVTDAFNDLLDWVGDNLVIPLKKFKIINKEEYGWMEFVEYKECETLNDIEEYYEKAGIITGLAYFLSTRDYHYENVIASGNCPVLIDHETIIGPKIKYRIKNDTKRLENSILESLLLPTDETGDREICGLGSVAQKKSKTIISPKIINPNRDTMKKVPQCITQNNESKNIPHLNNVPYHIEDYKDTFISGFIKLYHLILDNKEFLLSEQSPINSFENKKVRFLVRNTEVYFKLLVILSHPEYLKDSTMYGIKQEVLSKAYMVNKHLNTGLLKSEREQITLGDIPAFYINTLSDHLLLENGEKVDLFDMNAMQNLKNKIESASIENCNEQIDFIEESLSLHAVNA
- a CDS encoding NHLP leader peptide family RiPP precursor, which translates into the protein MKLTKNQEALQKAVVEAWENAEFKKQLLSNPVEAIESLTGEKFEIPAGKEFVIVDSNDDSKIYFNFPTKESIMEVELTDEQLEAVAGGANCSVGDLRTLTIIDSCFCTGDTILSNN
- a CDS encoding adenylate/guanylate cyclase domain-containing protein, translated to MNYKYILFFCLLSFGNKTEIHSQIHNNENTPSSLTKNSADSLLNIGIKQQESGNFAESVVYFNKSLAGYYQHKDFKKAGDSYSYLAISYSLQGNYTQSLSYFEKSISEYKKVGYQLGISSVTNNMGGTYYYLGNFPKALNCYQKVLDIQKEIKDPKTIAITTQNIGGIYSKLEDYTNALMYYRKAYGVYTKLNDVKAIAQNLNSTGSIQVRLKDFDMAYKNLSKALQIAGQENDKQIKIEVLNNLGTLFYKKAEYPKALDYFNNTLLLAKEMNSQQYIGDSQVSIGNIYTEQGKNKEAVKKCTEGLTIAQKIGSLSLKKDACDCLYQSYKHLGDSQSALSYYEKSNIFEDSLNSKETSNRMMSMEFQKQQLTDSIAYVKKEHTTQIKHREEVQKQEKQRNIVIVSLCFILIVAGGLWNRLNFVKKSREALRVEKDRSEELLLNILPEEIAEELKQKGTVNARDFNLVSILFTDFKSFTQTAEKMSPQSLVEEINVCFKAFDLISEKYKIEKIKTIGDSYMAAGGIPKPDQNSLKNIVLAGLEMQAFMAKRKSENQETEKPAFEMRLGIHAGPIVAGIVGVKKFQYDVWGDTVNTASRIESNGMVGKVNISESLYLLIRNEDCFTFEYRGNIQAKGKGELKMYFVDAVL